Part of the Marinitoga hydrogenitolerans DSM 16785 genome, ACTTTTTATTTTCACCTTTTCTAATTTCTTCAAGTATATTCATATAAATCACCCATAGAGTATAGATTTGTAACCGTACACTTTTAATTATAACATGCTTATTTGTTTTTTTAATTCATTTATAATATACGTTGGCGCTATATATTTTTTATATGCAAAATCCATAAGATTTTTTAATTGCTTTTTTTCTATTCTTATTTCTTTTTCTTGGTTTTCATTATGTGAAATCTCTATTTCACTAATGTCAAGCTCTTCTGTCATAATTATATCTCTTGTTTCATATGGAAATTTCATAAATAAATCCGAAATATTTTTTATTTCATTATTATCTTTTTTATTTTTAATAGCAGCGATTATAGGTATTAACATTTCTTTTGGTCTTGTTATTGCAACATACATTAATCTCAAAATTTCAGTGTCTTCAAGATATTTATTTTTATCGAACATTTCAGAAAAATCTTTTCCAAGTGTAATATTTATTTTCTCTTTATCTGTTAAAGGTATATCGACATTTTTTACTATTTTTAAGAATAGCTTTTTTAAGACAAAACATCTCACATTATCTTTTGGTAAAGAAAATTCTGTTTTTTCGTCAGAAGTATTTACTTTTTCTCCAGTTTCCTCACTTGAATTTAAATTTATTTTTCTTCCTAATCCACCAAGTATTACAATAGGAAATTC contains:
- a CDS encoding 3'-5' exonuclease: MIENQENEKRAFEVLEKYVELKYYLKPTQILKGVITENNYLSKLTLYTDSYYAIANIKKLIDEVDQYNTLAISFAELMRLLKKSSEISESEAAILDEKENVVKVLTIHKSKGLEFPIVILGGLGRKINLNSSEETGEKVNTSDEKTEFSLPKDNVRCFVLKKLFLKIVKNVDIPLTDKEKINITLGKDFSEMFDKNKYLEDTEILRLMYVAITRPKEMLIPIIAAIKNKKDNNEIKNISDLFMKFPYETRDIIMTEELDISEIEISHNENQEKEIRIEKKQLKNLMDFAYKKYIAPTYIINELKKQISML